The Anaerolineae bacterium genomic sequence CCAAAGAAGAAGGCAGTGGTTTGGGATTGGCCTCTTGTTATTCCATTGTGACCAAACATGGGGGCATTATTGAGGCGGAGTCTGAGGAAGGAAAAGGTTCTATTTTTACCCTGTATATCCCCGCTTCGGGCAAACAGCCGGAAAAGAAAGAGGCAACGGGCTGCGCCGGCACCTTGGCCGGTAAAATATTGCTCATGGACGATGAGGATACGGTGCGGGATACGGCCGGCAGAATGTTACAACGAATAGGCTGTGCGGTTGAAACTGCGGCAGACGGGGTAGAAGCCATTGAACGCTATTTGCAGGCCAAAGAGTCCGGCGAGCCGTTTGATTTGGTTATCTTTGATTTGACCATCCCCGGCGGCATGGGCGGGCGCGAAACAATAGCCAGGCTGAGAGAGCACGACCCGCAGCTTAAGGCCATTGTGGCCAGTGGCTATAGCAACGATCCCGTTATGGCCAGCCCGGAACAGTATGGCTTCCAGGGCGTCATTTCTAAACCGTTCAATGTGGAAGAGTTAGCCAGAGTGATAGAAAAAGCATTATCATCCCCTACGGCGCAACCGGTGTCAATGCCAGGGGTAGCTCGTTAAGCAGGCGATGCAGTTCATTAATGGCAAAGCTAAATACCAAATAGACTGTCTGCTCGTCTCCGGCCAGGCGCAGGTAACGATTGTCTTTGACCGGCGTTTCATGGCCGGTGTAGAGAATGATTTTTTGTCCGTTTGAGATAATGAGCGTAACAGTTAACTGGGGCGGGTTAAGGCCGTATTGGGCCAGGTTGGTGACATGGGTGATAACCCGGCTGGGTTTTAAATACCCCAGCCGCGTTACCGCGCCATTAACCCGAACCTGATCAATCGCTTCCGCCGGAACCGGCGTTGGTGCTAACATCTCCCACTCTTGGGTGAGGGTTTCATCGGTCCGGGCAAAGTGGGCTGTCCCTTGCGGGCCTTCAATTTCCAGGGCCACAAGGTCGTATTCGCCGTACTCCGGGCCGTAAATGGTGGGGTCGGTTGGCCCCGCCTCATCATCATTTCCCCTGATTTCAAAAAAGTAGATATAGCTTGCCAAAGCAACCAATAAAATAATCAGGCCTATTGTGGTTTTAAAGTTCATCGTCGTTTCCACCAGAGGCCCAGCCCGGCTATTAATACGGCCAGGGGGATGATAATGAGCGTGGTCAAGATGGTGACGGTAATTTGCATGGAGGTGAGGAACAGATTGCGATTGGTGGGCGATTTGGGCCGAATGGAAATCAGGTCTTCCTCCTCGGCCAGCCAATCCACCGTATTGACGAATAGGTCCAGATTGGCCCACTGCGGCGAGGCGTTTTGGTTGGTCACAAATCCGGCATCGCCAAACACGGCCAGCCTGACCCCATTCTCAATGTCTTCGGCGGCTGCGGCCAGGTGCAGGGGGCCGACCAGGTCAACGTCTGGAGTGTACTCAGGTTGGGCCGTTTCTAAGTCTGTTTCTGCCCAACTGCCCGCGCTGGTGGACAGAAGCGGCCAGGTTATTTTGCCAATGCCCTCTATTGGCGTTATGGTAATTGACCGGGCCATGGGATAGAAGGATTGAAAACCGTTCAGGCTGCGGGTAATTTCGTGATAGGGGTATTGGTAAATCAGCGGCGCAATGATTTGCGGCACCAGCCCGTCCGGCCCTAACGTAACCAGAGAATAATTGGCGTCTTCTATTACAAAATCATTGCCCAGGGCCAGGCCGTAAGTTTTCAACATTCCGGCCAACGGCGCCGGCTCCAGGGGGTCAACCAAAAGCATCAGCTTGCCGCCGGCGGTCAACCAATCCTCAACAAGTTTAACTTCCGTATTTAACAGTTCGCGGTCGGCGCCGGCCAGAACCAGCACGGTGGCATCGGCGGGAATGGTTTCGCTGGCGGCCAGGTTAAGGGTTTCAACCCGGTAACCTTCCTGTTCCAGGGCCTGTTTGACCTGGCTGTAACCCTCTTCCGCGCCGTCGTTAAGGCTGTGCTCGCCGTGGCCGGTGATAAAATAAACGTTTCGGTCTGCATTGTTGGTTACCCGGACCAGGCCGCTGGTAATAGATTGCTCGTCTACGCCGGAAGTCTCGTACCGATTATCGCCGCTGACAAATACCAACCCGTAGTTGCTGAGTTCGTATTTTTCGGCCAGAATTGGCTCTATCTCGGGGTCGTGAAATTCAACCAGCAAACGGTCGCTGTAATGACGATAACGTTCCAGGTAATCATTGGCCAGCTTCAGGCGCGGGTCGCTGTTTTGAAAAAAGCCAATCACTTCTACCGGGCGATCCAATTGCTGCAAAATTTGCATGGTCTGTTCAGACAGGGTAAATTGGCCGGTTTCGGTCAGGTCGTATTCCCATTCATACTTAACAACCAGAAAATTGATCAATCCCAAAATGCCGATAAAGGCGAGGCTTTTGACCGCGGCGTTGGAGGCATATTTAACCTGTCGCCCGGTCAAGGCGGCGCGAATGGCCTCAGGGCGCAAAAATGCGGCGGTCAACAATAGCGCCGCGCCAATACCAGCTCCAATTTGGGTTTGCGCCGCCCAGGCCGGGTTCAGAAAGTAGGTGATGCCGCTGCCAATTAAAACCAGTAAACCCACCAGGGCAATCACCCCGGCATAAGCGCGAAGCGAGTAGCTGTTTGGGGGTGAAGCTTTTTCGGCCATTATCGCCATCTCCTCATTTCCAGCACCCGGGTGGCCAAAAAGAGCGAGGCCGCCGTAACGCTGAGAAAATAGACGATATTGGTAGAGGTGATTAGGCCCAGCAGAAAGTCAAAAAAGTGCTGCTGAAGTGAGAGGTATTCAAGCAGGCTGCCCAGGAAACCCGGGAAGGTATTGCCCAGGCCGCCGGCCAGCCAAAACGTCAACCCCAACGCCACCCCCAAAACCGCGGCCACAATTTGATTGGCCGACATGGCCGAGGTAAGCATACCAAAGCCAAGCAGAACCGCGCCCAGCAAAATCACGCCCAAATAGCCGGAAAACGTGACCGGCAGGTCGGGATTGCCGTAGCGGGTCAACAGAAAAAGATAGTACAGCGTGGGGGTCAGCATGGCCAGAAAAAAGAGAAAAGCGGCCAGGAATTTGCCTACCACCACCTCCCCATCGCGCACGGGGGCGGTTAATAGCAACTCCAGCGTGCCCGACCGCGCTTCTTCGGAGAGCAAGCGCATGGTCAGGATGGGGGCGACAAATAACAGAACAATGCTGATCACCTGAAAAACCTGGCCGAGGGTAGCCACTCCGCCCAGGACCACCGTAAAAACAAAGAATAAGCCGGTGATAAATAAAAAAGCCGCTCCCACCACGTAGGCCACAGGCGAAACAAAAAAAGCGGCCAGTTCGCGTTTGGCCACAACCAAAGTATTCATTGTTTGAGTTCCTGGTCGGCGGTGAGTTGCAGAAAAATATCTTCCAGGCTGGCGCTGATGGCGCGTAATTCCAGCAGACCCCACCCGTTTTCAACCACCCGTTGGGCAATGGCCGGGCGACAGTCAAGGCCCCTTACACATTCCAA encodes the following:
- a CDS encoding ABC transporter permease subunit, producing the protein MNTLVVAKRELAAFFVSPVAYVVGAAFLFITGLFFVFTVVLGGVATLGQVFQVISIVLLFVAPILTMRLLSEEARSGTLELLLTAPVRDGEVVVGKFLAAFLFFLAMLTPTLYYLFLLTRYGNPDLPVTFSGYLGVILLGAVLLGFGMLTSAMSANQIVAAVLGVALGLTFWLAGGLGNTFPGFLGSLLEYLSLQQHFFDFLLGLITSTNIVYFLSVTAASLFLATRVLEMRRWR
- a CDS encoding GldG family protein, with product MAEKASPPNSYSLRAYAGVIALVGLLVLIGSGITYFLNPAWAAQTQIGAGIGAALLLTAAFLRPEAIRAALTGRQVKYASNAAVKSLAFIGILGLINFLVVKYEWEYDLTETGQFTLSEQTMQILQQLDRPVEVIGFFQNSDPRLKLANDYLERYRHYSDRLLVEFHDPEIEPILAEKYELSNYGLVFVSGDNRYETSGVDEQSITSGLVRVTNNADRNVYFITGHGEHSLNDGAEEGYSQVKQALEQEGYRVETLNLAASETIPADATVLVLAGADRELLNTEVKLVEDWLTAGGKLMLLVDPLEPAPLAGMLKTYGLALGNDFVIEDANYSLVTLGPDGLVPQIIAPLIYQYPYHEITRSLNGFQSFYPMARSITITPIEGIGKITWPLLSTSAGSWAETDLETAQPEYTPDVDLVGPLHLAAAAEDIENGVRLAVFGDAGFVTNQNASPQWANLDLFVNTVDWLAEEEDLISIRPKSPTNRNLFLTSMQITVTILTTLIIIPLAVLIAGLGLWWKRR
- a CDS encoding DUF4340 domain-containing protein, which codes for MNFKTTIGLIILLVALASYIYFFEIRGNDDEAGPTDPTIYGPEYGEYDLVALEIEGPQGTAHFARTDETLTQEWEMLAPTPVPAEAIDQVRVNGAVTRLGYLKPSRVITHVTNLAQYGLNPPQLTVTLIISNGQKIILYTGHETPVKDNRYLRLAGDEQTVYLVFSFAINELHRLLNELPLALTPVAP